From Choloepus didactylus isolate mChoDid1 chromosome 25 unlocalized genomic scaffold, mChoDid1.pri SUPER_25_unloc1, whole genome shotgun sequence, a single genomic window includes:
- the LOC119525469 gene encoding small integral membrane protein 24-like, giving the protein MDGPRKTPGCLPLLAALLLRPAQAQSLAERKPWLVGLGAAVACLFLLFVLTLVYAAWCRESGDSNEEKNEETVEKEKEGEGNLGLELEEKEGLPNLERTDSTPM; this is encoded by the exons ATGGACGGACCCCGGAAGACCCCCGGCTGCCTCCCCCTCCTGGCAGCTCTGCTCCTGCGGCCGGCTCAGGCCCAGTCCC TGGCCGAGAGGAAGCCGTGgctggtggggctgggggccgcTGTGGcctgcctcttcctcctctttgtccTCACCCTGGTCTACGCCGCCTGGTGCAGGGAGTCCGGCGACAG CAATGAAGAGAAGAACGAGGAGACtgtggaaaaggagaaagaaggagaaggcAACCTGGGGCTGGAGCTGGAGGAGAAAGAGGGGCTCCCAAACCTGGAAAGAACAGACAGTACCCCCATGTGA
- the LOC119525468 gene encoding small integral membrane protein 24-like, whose protein sequence is MAMETLQVLLALGALLLLPVDAQEASGQHLKPWLVGLAAVVGFLFIVFVLMLANRIWCSKERDMDKEAVLQMDTHLYQDVDLSNEDERKKEKEKKREKKTKKEGRNNLGLELDDGERKNTAM, encoded by the exons ATGGCCATGGAGACGCTGCAGGTCCTTCTCGCCCTGGGTGCCCTGCTCCTGTTGCCCGTGGACGCCCAGGAGG CCTCTGGGCAGCATCTGAAGCCCTGGCTGGTGGGCCTGGCCGCCGTCGTGGGTTTCTTATTCATTGTCTTCGTTCTCATGCTGGCTAACCGCATCTGGTGCTCCAAAGAGAG AGACATGGACAAGGAGGCCGTGTTGCAAATGGATACTCACCTGTACCAGGATGTGGACCTGAG TAATGAAgatgagaggaaaaaggaaaaagagaaaaaaagagagaaaaagacaaagaaggaaggaaggaacaactTGGGGCTAGAGCTGGACGACGGAGAAAGAAAGAACACGGCCATGTGA